From the genome of Argentina anserina chromosome 4, drPotAnse1.1, whole genome shotgun sequence, one region includes:
- the LOC126791058 gene encoding uncharacterized protein LOC126791058 isoform X1, producing the protein MEEIREAALAYYHNLPEDLQKMASAKFKEIDSNGNGTISMREFKNGMGSSFDNDSVIMKRTFKELDKTGDGKLDFNEYITLYYLVESGRVLIFCAGHGCEAGPFLKGLYFTCVDCFHHNENETFDLCTSCYRNGDFDHEHTNFVDNHVLLRSKAACCDESTFDDESCSSGSSSESNQVSRSGSKRVQVKRSGTKRRAVFGAIKSGVSVAKVVGSVSSGDAASDAADSCTIM; encoded by the exons ATGGAAGAAATACGTGAGGCTGCTTTAGCTTACTACCATAATTTGCCAGAGGATCTACAGAAG ATGGCATCTgcaaaattcaaagaaattgATTCAAATGGTAATGGAACTATAAGCATGAGGGAATTCAAGAACGGTATGGGAAGCTCTTTCGACAACGACTCCGTGATCATGAAGAGAACCTTCAAGGAGCTGGACAAGACCGGAGACGGAAAGCTGGATTTCAACGAATACATCACTCTCTACTATCTTGTGGAGAGCGGTAGGGTGCTGATATTTTGTGCAGGCCATGGATGTGAAGCCGGACCTTTTCTCAAGGGACTCTATTTCACTTGCGTCGATTGCTTCCACCATAACGAAAATGAAACTTTCGATCTCTGCACCTCTTGCTACCGCAATGGAGACTTTGATCATGAACACACCAACTTTGTGGATAATCATGTTCTACTTCGTTCAAAGGCTGCTTGCTGTGATGAATCCACATTCGATGATGAG TCATGTTCTTCAGGGTCTAGTTCTGAGTCCAATCAAGTTAGTCGATCTGGATCAAAGAGAGTTCAAGTTAAACGATCTGGAACAAAGCGG AGAGCAGTATTTGGTGCAATCAAATCTGGAGTGAGCGTTGCAAAAGTAGTAGGAAGTGTTTCTTCTGGTGATGCCGCTTCTGATGCTGCTGATTCGTGCACCATCATGTGA
- the LOC126791058 gene encoding uncharacterized protein LOC126791058 isoform X4: MEEIREAALAYYHNLPEDLQKMASAKFKEIDSNGNGTISMREFKNGMGSSFDNDSVIMKRTFKELDKTGDGKLDFNEYITLYYLVESGRVLIFCAGHGCEAGPFLKGLYFTCVDCFHHNENETFDLCTSCYRNGDFDHEHTNFVDNHVLLRSKAACCDESTFDDERAVFGAIKSGVSVAKVVGSVSSGDAASDAADSCTIM; the protein is encoded by the exons ATGGAAGAAATACGTGAGGCTGCTTTAGCTTACTACCATAATTTGCCAGAGGATCTACAGAAG ATGGCATCTgcaaaattcaaagaaattgATTCAAATGGTAATGGAACTATAAGCATGAGGGAATTCAAGAACGGTATGGGAAGCTCTTTCGACAACGACTCCGTGATCATGAAGAGAACCTTCAAGGAGCTGGACAAGACCGGAGACGGAAAGCTGGATTTCAACGAATACATCACTCTCTACTATCTTGTGGAGAGCGGTAGGGTGCTGATATTTTGTGCAGGCCATGGATGTGAAGCCGGACCTTTTCTCAAGGGACTCTATTTCACTTGCGTCGATTGCTTCCACCATAACGAAAATGAAACTTTCGATCTCTGCACCTCTTGCTACCGCAATGGAGACTTTGATCATGAACACACCAACTTTGTGGATAATCATGTTCTACTTCGTTCAAAGGCTGCTTGCTGTGATGAATCCACATTCGATGATGAG AGAGCAGTATTTGGTGCAATCAAATCTGGAGTGAGCGTTGCAAAAGTAGTAGGAAGTGTTTCTTCTGGTGATGCCGCTTCTGATGCTGCTGATTCGTGCACCATCATGTGA
- the LOC126791058 gene encoding uncharacterized protein LOC126791058 isoform X3, which produces MEEIREAALAYYHNLPEDLQKVASAKFKEIDSNGNGTISMREFKNSMGSSFDNDSVIMKKSFKELDKNGDGKLDFNEYITLYYLVESGRVLIFCAGHGCEAAPFLKGLYFTCVDCFHHNENETFDLCTSCYRNGDFDHEHANFVDNHVLLLSKAACCDESTFDDESCSSGSDSEFNQVSLSGSKRVQVKRSGTKRKVVFGAIKSGASVARAVGSVASDAASCRIM; this is translated from the exons ATGGAAGAAATACGTGAGGCTGCTTTAGCTTACTACCATAATTTGCCAGAGGATCTACAGAAGGTGGCATCTgcaaaattcaaagaaattgATTCAAATGGTAATGGAACTATAAGCATGAGGGAATTCAAGAACAGTATGGGAAGCTCTTTCGACAACGACTCCGTGATCATGAAGAAAAGCTTCAAGGAACTGGATAAGAACGGAGACGGAAAGCTGGATTTCAACGAATACATCACTCTCTACTATCTTGTGGAGAGCGGTAGGGTGCTGATATTTTGTGCAGGTCATGGATGTGAAGCCGCACCTTTTCTCAAGGGACTCTATTTCACTTGTGTCGACTGCTTCCACCATAACGAAAATGAAACTTTCGATCTCTGCACCTCTTGCTACCGCAATGGAGACTTTGATCATGAACATGCCAACTTTGTGGATAATCATGTTCTACTTCTTTCAAAGGCTGCTTGCTGTGATGAATCCACATTTGATGATGAG TCATGTTCTTCAGGGTCTGATTCTGAGTTCAATCAAGTTAGTCTATCTGGATCAAAGAGAGTTCAAGTCAAACGATCTGGAACAAAGCGG AAAGTAGTATTTGGAGCAATCAAATCTGGAGCGAGCGTTGCACGTGCGGTAGGAAGTGTTGCTTCTGATGCTGCCTCGTGCAGGATCATGTGA
- the LOC126791058 gene encoding uncharacterized protein LOC126791058 isoform X2 yields the protein MEEIREAALAYYHNLPEDLQKVASAKFKEIDSNGNGTISMREFKNSMGSSFDNDSVIMKKSFKELDKNGDGKLDFNEYITLYYLVESGRVLIFCAGHGCEAAPFLKGLYFTCVDCFHHNENETFDLCTSCYRNGDFDHEHANFVDNHVLLLSKAACCDESTFDDESCSSGSDSEFNQVSLSGSKRVQVKRSGTKRRAVFGAIKSGVSVAKVVGSVSSGDAASDAADSCTIM from the exons ATGGAAGAAATACGTGAGGCTGCTTTAGCTTACTACCATAATTTGCCAGAGGATCTACAGAAGGTGGCATCTgcaaaattcaaagaaattgATTCAAATGGTAATGGAACTATAAGCATGAGGGAATTCAAGAACAGTATGGGAAGCTCTTTCGACAACGACTCCGTGATCATGAAGAAAAGCTTCAAGGAACTGGATAAGAACGGAGACGGAAAGCTGGATTTCAACGAATACATCACTCTCTACTATCTTGTGGAGAGCGGTAGGGTGCTGATATTTTGTGCAGGTCATGGATGTGAAGCCGCACCTTTTCTCAAGGGACTCTATTTCACTTGTGTCGACTGCTTCCACCATAACGAAAATGAAACTTTCGATCTCTGCACCTCTTGCTACCGCAATGGAGACTTTGATCATGAACATGCCAACTTTGTGGATAATCATGTTCTACTTCTTTCAAAGGCTGCTTGCTGTGATGAATCCACATTTGATGATGAG TCATGTTCTTCAGGGTCTGATTCTGAGTTCAATCAAGTTAGTCTATCTGGATCAAAGAGAGTTCAAGTCAAACGATCTGGAACAAAGCGG AGAGCAGTATTTGGTGCAATCAAATCTGGAGTGAGCGTTGCAAAAGTAGTAGGAAGTGTTTCTTCTGGTGATGCCGCTTCTGATGCTGCTGATTCGTGCACCATCATGTGA